The DNA sequence TTGGAagatgtaaaatataattattcctaACCGCCAAAAAAAGctttatattttacaagtaATATGGCCTTAACTGCCTTAACCATTAAAAATAGGTTGTACAAGAACTGACTCATCCGTTTATAATGTCAGAATTCGTAAGACTAAAAACAATTGTACAAGTGATcctgaaaccaaaaatacGTCCTGATTACAATTATTACCAAGATGCAAATAATTAAGTATGGATTATGACAAATAGCGAGGAGAAAGTGATGGATCTGAGTTATTTAATGAACATTTAAGATCTGTTACCACTTACTGACCAGTTATATGTTAatagagataagaaaaaaaaattttgacagtgaGAGAAGAGTTGACCCAAGTTCAAAGCAAAGTGATGAAATAGGAGAAAGCTGCGTAACACGTCATTCACAAGAGTAGACATTCGGATCCAATCACTTTAAACTGTACAGTGTTCCACAGAAGTAGAAAACCAGTGTTGACTTAATTAACAAGAATTTATTCTCAACTGAATGTGACGTTTGATTAAATTATAgtctataaataattttcaaagatattaATTAGACattattttaacaattaaTTTAGGTCACTACTCCAAGATGCAAGACATACTGAAAGTTTTGCTTACTTTTTCATGTATGTAACAGACCTATAATATTTACTCATACCTGTATTATTTGTGGGTTTTAAATAACCAACTTCAGTTTttctgtaaaagtttttaGAAATAACTACTTCAAGTTCTATAAAATTTCGTTAGCATTATAAAGATACCTGGCATATATTACAGATCTTAATCATATACATACCAGACTTTTTGCATACTTTCCAGGTTTCATTATAATGACCACCTCGGAAGGTATTATGTGCTATAAATGcatccccccacccccacacAAGGGAATTTAATTCTCGGAGTTCTTGCATGCGGCATGCGCTCAATTTGACCGGAATGAGCGGTTCAAGCTTAACTGTCCAAAATCTACGTTTTGTATGAATAAGACTTATTCCGTACCTTTATTGAACGGGAGTAAGTACTAGTAGGGTTAATGACATGAGGACGAAGGATGTGttactttcaaaatttcaaaattgtatattttgaTCTTTATAAAAGTGGAAATCGTTGAGCGGGACTGCGCTCCACAGAAACAAACTacctatatattattacaagcGAAACGAACAGAGATGGTACACCGAAGAACAAGTAGCAAGCTCCGCTTACAGTGGAGGGTGTTCCATGTTTGAAGATACCGGCAGGCCTGGTAAACCTGCACAATATTGTTACTGTGGGTCAGACCTGTGCAACGTATGACTGATTGCAGGAGATATTAACAATATGTAACGACTGTGTAATTACTAGAACTCAGTACTACTGCTAAGGAGGGATGTTCTTCTGCTGTAAATGTTATCAAAATATCTGATTACGGAACTGCTTGCACTGCATAGAGTACTGTGTGGCTGACATTCTTCTTAGATCACGATTAACTCGTGAAATAATGATCGAATGATTCATAACAATATTATGTTACTCTTTTgttatacttattgttagttcaATTTGTCAGGTTATAATTTCAGATGAATGTTAAGATTGAAAAActtaataaaataagaaacaaaatggGAATACATCAATTATTCcacaaaagtacaaaaattactaacataattttattgataCAACAAATTAACATTCTTATATCTTAAATACCATTAGTAGGTAAATAATCTCTCGTTGTTACCTTGGAATGATATATTTCAAATCtctgtttattttaaaatatgaCTGCATGGGAGCGAGTTACTCTGTACCAACTTGTAGTACGTCAAAACACACACCACAAACTCGCACTGGTTTGTTCAATCCAAATTTCAATATCGGTACATCCTGACCAGAGCATTTGCTACACAAAATCCGTCCACAATGACgactaaaaaatgaaaaatgatatgGAAACAAATATTGTTGCACTATTTTTGAAGGATGAATGCTTTTTTAACCAATccggaaaaattctttatttgtattaaaaatgaaGCCAGAATTTAATGAAAACTTACCAGTGATGTTTTCGCATTGTAAGACCGAACTTGGTGCCACATTCCAAACACATGTCTTTTTCAGCCCATGGTGCCTCTTGAGTTAGTGAATCAAGTAATCTGTACAAAAGTTGCTTTGTCGCAACTTGGTAATTGAATATCGTGATCCCTTCCTTATTCATTGAGCCCATACACGCTCCAGCCTTTACTAAAGTCCGGCATAAATTTCCATTTCCCTTCATGTACGCTATTAGCAATGGTGTATTTCCATCCAAGTCTAAAATTTagtcataaattttaataatttattatatgcaTTGGTCGTGAACATAAAAGGAAGTTAATATTTTACGTGTCTGTATAACCATATTTAAATACTACAAATGTAGTTTGATATtcgaatgtacatacatactggGTCACAACTTACCGGGTTTGTTCAGTGGATACTTGGGCATGCATTCCAAAAACAACTCACAAATAGTGGCTGCATTGTCACGCCCGTATCTAGCTAACTCATGCAGAGGATTTCTTCCCTTCAGATTAATTGTTTCAGCATCGAGAGAACATTCTGTTAAAAGAGATCTGACCACAGCAACGTGGCCCTCTCTTACAGCAACATGCAATGCATTGTCTCCGTCAGCATTTATGGCATCAAAGTTAATATTATTctgtgaaaaatagaaatttatttgattattataaCGCCCAAGAAACAATTGATGTACTTTCATGGAACGGGTGTGATTTTTAACATTATATTCACCTGTAATAAAGCTGAAATAACTGGTGCATGGCCAGTACGAGCAGCAGCGTGCAATGCTGTGTTTCTATGCGCATCAGTATCATCTATCCGAGCACCAGCCAAAACCAAACTCCGCACTAACATCTCATTTCCGGATTCAGCAGCTAGATGAAGAGGCGGAGTTTGCGTCATGTCCTGAACTCGAGAGTTCACATCGACCTGAAAAGTAGGACGCAGGAATTCATATATaatccaaatttttctcaggaTCTAAGAATTCAAGtccaaaaagtttttcttctttccattgaaaattaaataaaatattagctCACCTGTATAGATAGAAGGAACAGCACACTTTCTAAATCGTTCTGCTGTATGGCTTTGTGTAGGAAATTTCTTCCTTTGTTATCGACTTGTTCTGCAGCCGTAGGAAGTCTTTCTAAAATGACTTGGGCAGCTTTGTGATTACGGACTGTAAGTGCTGTTGCGAATGGGGTCAAGCCCCGTTTATCCCTCAGAGATAAATCTATTTGAGGATGGCACAACAGAAGGCAAATAATTTGTGCATGGTGGTTCTGGATGGCCACATGCACTGGCGTTTTTTCATCTGCATCACGTGAATTCACGTTGGCACCATGCTCAACAAGAGTTTGAACAACTTGTTCAAGACCCCATTGACAGCAGAGATGCAATGGTGAACAATTATCTTTCGACTCTTCCCCTCCTCCATCTTTGCCAGGACGTCGAGGTGAGTTCAAATCGCAGCCGCTGTAAGCGTATTTTGTAagctatatttattttcaaaatcattaaatTTGCCATCAAGCTTTTCATTTGCAAGATAAGAGGGGAGTAGATATTTTCAACCCACGTACCTTCTTATCAAGAACTGCGCAATAGTTTCCTTGTTTTCATCAATGGCCCTATGCAGCAGAGTCTGTAGACATCCCTCCGGTCCTGGACCCCAACAGTCAGTATCAGCCCCATGAGCTACTAAAACGGATGCCGTGTCTTCCTGTTGGGAATCAAGTGCATCCCACAGTGGGGATCCTATTGAGGTATCAACTCCTCTACGACAAAGGGCTTCAACTACTTCACCCAATCGGCAATGGACGCATAGTTGAAGGGGTGTCTCACCATCGCGAGTTCTGAAATGAAATCTTTAGGTAAGAGCAAAGCTTTCAAGAGCGAGCGAAGAAAAGGTTGTATGAGTTACTTGATGTTCATATCAGCGccattttccaataaaaatattgctgtTGCAGAGTCCTCCTTCAGAATAGCTTGATGCAAAAGTGTCAATCCCTTTTCATTAACCTGGTTGATATCTGCACCAGCTTTGATAAGTGCAGCAACGATTTCTCTCCCCTTTTTCAACGGAGTTTTGATTGCTAGACTCAAAGGTGTCTCACCCTCTCCatcttttaaatttaattgaaaattcgctTGCTCGGCTTCCAACAGTGCCATCAAAACGCCGTGATgttgtttggatattgctAAATGTATCGGTGCATCCCCATGCAATAGAGTCACTACATCTGTTGGCATGTTTCTTTTAACCAATGCACGAGTAAGATTTTCTAGTCCAGCTTTACAGGCTTCGTGTAATATTGTGTACCCTTCAGAATTTTGAacagacaaattttttataggaTATTCTATTAAAAATAATGCTGCATCCTCCTTTCCTTCTCGAGCTAAAATGTGCAGGAGCGTATCTTTAGTTGTTGTGTAAACTGGATTCGGTACTGCTCCTTTGCTTAAAAGTTTTTCGGCATATGATTTCAGGAGATTTTCTGTATTAAGTGAGAACGATAATGCTGTATGGCCTTCATTCGTTAACACATCCAAATTTATTCCTGGGGTATTAATCAGAAGATCAAAGAGAGCCTCGTTTTCTTCTGCGATGCTGCTGTGTAATGCTGTCCTGTCACAATAAAATGGATAAATTATGTTCTGCTGGTAGTTacatacaaattattcaatcccGGTGTGACTAAGAACATTTGGTTTAGTGAACATGAAATCAAATCGTACCATCCTTTGTGATCATGTAAATTAGGATTAATACCAGCTTGAATCAGTCTGATAGCGACAGAGGTCATGTCTTGTGTTTTGTGCCCAGCTGTTAAATGAAGTGCTGTACAtccgacgtatttttctaAGTCCTTCGCATGCTTTGCTTCCGGAATTATACGTACAGGTTCGCATAATTTTTGAGTATTATTACTGATCTCAAGCTGTTCTATAATAAATTCAGCCGAATATGAATCCCCCTTCAAGATTGCTGACTGAAGCAGAGTTAGTCCACTCGGATCTCTTGCTCCTAAATCTGCACGATGTTCAACTAAGGTTCGTGCCAAAGACGGTTGACGAGCTCGCAGTGCTACTTCTAATGCTCTTTCTCCCTTGGAATCGACTGTATTTACTGCTGTGGGAAGCTGagacataaaatatttttatatcttatTACAGTATTAcaaatttgacgaaaaatagaaaatggctgaaataataatgaaaataatgaaactttGATAGTATGCTTTTCAATACTTTACACACTCTATCCCACGtaaaaggacaaaaaaaattgtcagagaGCAGCATAACAAATTGTAAAGCTGTATTATCGGGATTGCAAGATTCAAAAATGtacattgtttttttgttaaaaattcgcGTGTCTGATGGCAAAAGGTAAATAAGGCAAAGGCAATAAGGTAAAGGCAAAATAAgcacaaataatttatttttattttttaatatttggcTCAAGTATAAATCTATTAATTAACGGTAGAAGGTCGAACATATTGGTAGTTACGACTGTAGTTCTTGGAAAAatgcatgaatttttttaaaatttcccTTACAATATTCTGCTATTATCTTCCGATTTATCTTTAAATTATACTCATTATAATGGAAAGCAGTCGTATCCGACTGACATACGATCTTTTGCtactgaattttcaagttctcaatttcaatcaaatgATACGTTACAAACATTTTTAAAGCGAATGAAGTAAAGAAACAAACGCCCTCTTGGCGTCAAAATCGTATTCTTAGTGTTTTTTCGTGATATTATATCATTAGAAAAGCGTATTATGATATTCTGTATAATATCCTAAGGTATcatcaatgaaattttcgcTTCTTTCCAAATGGATTTCAATTGGAATTGACCGTAATAGAAGCGACTGAAtgcaaaaatgatttttcgataATCTGCAACAGACACAACTGGAACAATTGGCCAGTAGAAGTAAAAAACATCTATTGTGGATGCTGGCAATTTTTGTAAACGGTAGACGTGTAGTCAATCCTAGGAAGGTCGCGGATATAAAGTGCTAGCCGAAAAATTCCGTAACAGATAGATTATTGTTTTCGCATTTGCATTATACCCGCGCGTCTACAATTAGCATGCCATCGTCTAATAGTTCGTGCATCTATGCATAATTATCGTCAATTTTCGTGATAGGAAATTCCTTCGTCCAGTCAGCTCTACAAGGATTTCGACTTGTATGCGTCATAATCCCGTTAAATATCATCGGCGCGCACACCCAAAGAGAACGAGCGTGCGTCGTGGGGCAGCTATAGGCATAGATAAAAACGTTGGCGAGTGTGCGGGCGACGGAAAACGGACGTCAGAGTCGGCTATCGCCGTCGGTGGTCATCCACTAGCAGCTTCGTACGAACAACGGCGAAGTACGTTACGTGGCGGGCAAGAGGCACGATCACTAAGTGCCAGATAGGAAATATTACTAGTTCTGCCTGCGACTGCATGAAAAACCTTCATGTTTTCCAACGGACAATATCGCGTCAAGCGTTAAAAACAGGTTGCGCGTATTGCCGACTAACTGGAATGCAGTCCCAGTGGGACTGACTCATCGGATTGAAACGTATGGCTAAAGCGcaaaaacgaaggaaaaaaaaatttagaggaAAATAGAGACGTATTGAAGAAGTGACCTTGAGAACCTAAATGTAGATGATtatgaaattgtaaataataaatcagataataaaaaagagagagtagctagagggagagagggaaagTTGCAGTTAAGCTTATATCTtagtcaattatttataaatattgacacAC is a window from the Diprion similis isolate iyDipSimi1 chromosome 6, iyDipSimi1.1, whole genome shotgun sequence genome containing:
- the LOC124407320 gene encoding rabankyrin-5 isoform X1, which produces MGDSTESQKWQQHLALLREQYVKLNAAHLKLQQDYKNATAGSEESSFVSRILTTVASLYGQQRHSDITINLANQQIPAHKFVLAARSDFWNESALGTTCILDWSNLDEKVGTVLLKWVYTGVTEKRNLTLELMKAASRFQLLELVDQCEKNLIGTVSLRDCVHLYTAAEELGTIALRDHCSSLISVHWDDLTGEDFKEMPGALLYKLLKAKSKFPLHSAVRLVREDVVFLFLVEHDSELPTAVNTVDSKGERALEVALRARQPSLARTLVEHRADLGARDPSGLTLLQSAILKGDSYSAEFIIEQLEISNNTQKLCEPVRIIPEAKHAKDLEKYVGCTALHLTAGHKTQDMTSVAIRLIQAGINPNLHDHKGWTALHSSIAEENEALFDLLINTPGINLDVLTNEGHTALSFSLNTENLLKSYAEKLLSKGAVPNPVYTTTKDTLLHILAREGKEDAALFLIEYPIKNLSVQNSEGYTILHEACKAGLENLTRALVKRNMPTDVVTLLHGDAPIHLAISKQHHGVLMALLEAEQANFQLNLKDGEGETPLSLAIKTPLKKGREIVAALIKAGADINQVNEKGLTLLHQAILKEDSATAIFLLENGADMNIKTRDGETPLQLCVHCRLGEVVEALCRRGVDTSIGSPLWDALDSQQEDTASVLVAHGADTDCWGPGPEGCLQTLLHRAIDENKETIAQFLIRSGCDLNSPRRPGKDGGGEESKDNCSPLHLCCQWGLEQVVQTLVEHGANVNSRDADEKTPVHVAIQNHHAQIICLLLCHPQIDLSLRDKRGLTPFATALTVRNHKAAQVILERLPTAAEQVDNKGRNFLHKAIQQNDLESVLFLLSIQVDVNSRVQDMTQTPPLHLAAESGNEMLVRSLVLAGARIDDTDAHRNTALHAAARTGHAPVISALLQNNINFDAINADGDNALHVAVREGHVAVVRSLLTECSLDAETINLKGRNPLHELARYGRDNAATICELFLECMPKYPLNKPDLDGNTPLLIAYMKGNGNLCRTLVKAGACMGSMNKEGITIFNYQVATKQLLYRLLDSLTQEAPWAEKDMCLECGTKFGLTMRKHHCRHCGRILCSKCSGQDVPILKFGLNKPVRVCGVCFDVLQVGTE
- the LOC124407320 gene encoding rabankyrin-5 isoform X2; its protein translation is MNQLWALPAFLDDLTGEDFKEMPGALLYKLLKAKSKFPLHSAVRLVREDVVFLFLVEHDSELPTAVNTVDSKGERALEVALRARQPSLARTLVEHRADLGARDPSGLTLLQSAILKGDSYSAEFIIEQLEISNNTQKLCEPVRIIPEAKHAKDLEKYVGCTALHLTAGHKTQDMTSVAIRLIQAGINPNLHDHKGWTALHSSIAEENEALFDLLINTPGINLDVLTNEGHTALSFSLNTENLLKSYAEKLLSKGAVPNPVYTTTKDTLLHILAREGKEDAALFLIEYPIKNLSVQNSEGYTILHEACKAGLENLTRALVKRNMPTDVVTLLHGDAPIHLAISKQHHGVLMALLEAEQANFQLNLKDGEGETPLSLAIKTPLKKGREIVAALIKAGADINQVNEKGLTLLHQAILKEDSATAIFLLENGADMNIKTRDGETPLQLCVHCRLGEVVEALCRRGVDTSIGSPLWDALDSQQEDTASVLVAHGADTDCWGPGPEGCLQTLLHRAIDENKETIAQFLIRSGCDLNSPRRPGKDGGGEESKDNCSPLHLCCQWGLEQVVQTLVEHGANVNSRDADEKTPVHVAIQNHHAQIICLLLCHPQIDLSLRDKRGLTPFATALTVRNHKAAQVILERLPTAAEQVDNKGRNFLHKAIQQNDLESVLFLLSIQVDVNSRVQDMTQTPPLHLAAESGNEMLVRSLVLAGARIDDTDAHRNTALHAAARTGHAPVISALLQNNINFDAINADGDNALHVAVREGHVAVVRSLLTECSLDAETINLKGRNPLHELARYGRDNAATICELFLECMPKYPLNKPDLDGNTPLLIAYMKGNGNLCRTLVKAGACMGSMNKEGITIFNYQVATKQLLYRLLDSLTQEAPWAEKDMCLECGTKFGLTMRKHHCRHCGRILCSKCSGQDVPILKFGLNKPVRVCGVCFDVLQVGTE